The DNA segment GTCTCTCCCGGAAGAATCGGACTCGGAACCAGTATCATGCCCTTCCTCCTGGCCCAGCTTAGAGGTGGGTGTGGAGGGCTTGGCCTGGAAAGAACACCTACTTTCAATGTCACCTGCTTTATTTAGTGTGGGACACTAAGTTGGTAATTCTCGAGGATCAGTTTCCTCACAAATTCAGAGAGGGACTGGGTTGGATGTAGAAGCCCATAGGTCATGTCTAAGCTCAGCCAAGGCCAACAACTTAGCAGGGCCACCTGAGAGCTGGTAGGGATGGCAGGACACAGGTCCATGGAGAGAGGAGAACATGTCTGATCCAGAAACATCAATACTACACAGGGTACGCTAGTCATCCTTTCACATGTCCCTCTACTCAACCCTCAGAGGGAgactgctccctccctccctaacatACCCACCTGGAAGTTCTGGAGTTTTCTAGCGAAAGCCTCAAGACTAGGGATGCTCTCTGGAGCCATCTTCATGATGTAGCAGTAGGTTcctggagctggcttataggCCGTCAGGAGCTAGGTATAAAACCCTGGAGGTCATTCACAAGGTCCCCTTGCCTTGCTTCCTCCCCAACCCTAGTTCTCAGCCAACCAACTTCCTTTAGATTGTCTTCAGAGGGTGGAGGGGCGCACTTGCGTCAGTGGTTCGAGCATCTGAGGTGAGGTAGCCAGGCACAGAATGGGGAGAGACCTCTAGAAATGCTACAACTGGCTAGTTCCAATAAAGTCCCGGTGGTCCCTCCGGCATCCTCACCCGCTGGTAGTCATACACAACGATGCCAGTGGAGCCGATGGAAAAGGTAGCGATGGTGTCTGCTCGCTCACTCGGGGCTAGGCGTTTCTGAGTTTCCGGTGCTCCGATGCTCATCTCAAGGACCTAGGGGAAGGGTGTTGGAATGCTGCCTggtatttctctttcttccctcagcCTTTCGGTACCCATATCTACTCAGAATCCTCTATTCAAACGCTTTCCTGAGATCTCAGGAAGGCTAAACGTAAGAGG comes from the Mus musculus strain C57BL/6J chromosome 14, GRCm38.p6 C57BL/6J genome and includes:
- the Sftpc gene encoding pulmonary surfactant-associated protein C, which produces MDMSSKEVLMESPPDYSAGPRSQFRIPCCPVHLKRLLIVVVVVVLVVVVIVGALLMGLHMSQKHTEMVLEMSIGAPETQKRLAPSERADTIATFSIGSTGIVVYDYQRLLTAYKPAPGTYCYIMKMAPESIPSLEAFARKLQNFQAKPSTPTSKLGQEEGHDTGSESDSSGRDLAFLGLAVSTLCGELPLYYI